From Pseudanabaena galeata CCNP1313, a single genomic window includes:
- a CDS encoding NHLP bacteriocin export ABC transporter permease/ATPase subunit, protein MDSSTPKIVKGNIPYVLNDPERVWEIRTGTLAIFFCKIQESETEVVRRYLFTVESGEILFGIDNSIGWELIAIALSETELFDVAIADFSAEMRESNRQRQLNLWIYHWSKHLQPQSPLDPVLTDSTQYLSLGAKQALLSSKSQVLWITIRQGNGIWLDLEDRKLEPSRTFPLGYGFWILADTNLEVFAQLTEEREDWTSLPIELMQFHQNVGANVLVLEAQELETNYQRFEARNQQNRDLLNVALEDLVSVLHKPEEKISVDMRGDALLAAAGAVGRVAGIIIRPPSQSEDLTRIKDPLSAIARASQMRIRQVLLESGWWKRESGPMLAYFQEDNAPVALLPKGQSYILFDPKNNTKQAIDEEIAETISPLAFTFYRPLPLIIRNAIDLFSFGLKGYELSAIGIVVFGVTVTLLGMIIPQATAILVNDAIPNSDRSLLSQLGLALFAAAFGQSAFQVSQGILTNRVESAADGVLQPGIWDRLLRLSPAFFRNYSSGDLLSRVLTISQIRSQISGATLRTLLSGIFALLNLALMFVYSWQLSVVIIGISLAVFFITFISSRKIVANNRKQEELVGVLSGFTIQLINGVAKLRVAMAEERAFAAWAKQQSKILKLRAGAQRINDSVAVVSEAIPLITSILLFWFAILFMQMSRQTENPQGLNAGSYLAFASAQGIFMRGITDLSTTATEILEIIPLWERARPILEAPQESDPSKAEPTRLKGHILLDHITFRYREDGPLILDDVTIEAQPREFIAIVGPSGSGKSTIFRLLLGFENPSAGTVFYDGQDLSGLNLQAVRRQFGVVLQNGRINAGSIFDNITAGALATLEEAWEGARMAGFSHDIEQMPMGMHTVISEGGSNLSGGQRQRLLIARALVLKPKIILMDEATSALDNRTQSIVTASLDRLNATRVVIAHRLSTIINADRIFVVEAGRVVEVGNFQQLINEDGLFARLASRQLE, encoded by the coding sequence ATGGATAGCTCAACCCCAAAAATAGTAAAAGGCAATATTCCCTATGTTTTGAATGATCCTGAGCGGGTGTGGGAAATTCGCACGGGAACATTAGCAATCTTTTTCTGTAAGATTCAAGAGAGCGAAACTGAGGTTGTCCGACGTTATTTATTTACTGTGGAATCTGGGGAAATTTTATTTGGTATAGATAACTCGATTGGCTGGGAGTTAATCGCCATAGCTTTGTCTGAAACTGAGCTTTTTGATGTTGCGATCGCTGATTTTTCTGCCGAGATGCGGGAGTCTAATCGGCAACGTCAATTAAACCTCTGGATATATCACTGGAGTAAGCATCTTCAGCCTCAGAGTCCCCTCGATCCTGTGCTGACGGATAGTACTCAATATCTTTCTTTAGGTGCTAAGCAAGCTTTACTGTCGTCTAAAAGTCAGGTTCTATGGATCACGATTCGTCAAGGGAATGGAATTTGGCTCGATCTAGAAGATCGAAAACTAGAGCCATCGCGAACATTCCCCTTGGGTTATGGATTCTGGATTCTCGCAGACACTAATTTAGAAGTTTTCGCGCAATTGACAGAGGAAAGAGAAGACTGGACATCCCTCCCCATTGAATTAATGCAGTTCCATCAGAATGTGGGTGCAAATGTTCTGGTATTGGAGGCTCAAGAGCTAGAGACAAATTACCAAAGATTTGAAGCTAGGAACCAACAAAATAGAGACTTGTTGAATGTCGCTTTAGAAGATCTCGTTTCGGTGCTGCACAAGCCTGAAGAAAAAATCTCTGTAGATATGAGAGGGGATGCCCTATTAGCGGCGGCTGGGGCGGTGGGGCGAGTGGCAGGCATTATAATTCGTCCTCCCAGTCAGTCCGAAGATCTAACAAGGATCAAAGATCCACTGTCAGCGATTGCCAGAGCTTCGCAAATGCGAATTCGTCAAGTATTACTGGAATCTGGCTGGTGGAAACGAGAATCAGGCCCAATGCTTGCCTATTTTCAAGAAGATAATGCCCCTGTGGCACTATTGCCTAAGGGACAGAGCTATATCCTTTTTGATCCTAAAAATAATACAAAACAAGCGATCGATGAGGAAATCGCTGAGACCATTTCACCACTTGCTTTTACATTTTATCGTCCGTTGCCTTTGATAATTCGCAATGCCATTGACCTATTTTCGTTTGGGCTTAAAGGCTACGAACTCTCAGCAATTGGTATTGTCGTATTTGGAGTTACAGTTACGCTTTTGGGCATGATTATTCCCCAAGCAACAGCAATTTTAGTTAATGATGCCATTCCCAACAGCGATCGCTCCTTACTTAGTCAATTAGGCTTGGCACTTTTTGCCGCAGCCTTTGGTCAATCAGCATTTCAAGTATCTCAAGGTATTTTAACTAATCGAGTTGAGAGCGCTGCGGATGGCGTTTTGCAGCCTGGGATTTGGGATCGTCTCCTACGGTTAAGTCCCGCTTTTTTCCGTAACTATTCCTCGGGGGATCTTTTATCTAGAGTTCTTACAATTAGCCAAATTCGCTCCCAAATTAGTGGAGCTACATTGCGAACTCTACTTAGCGGTATATTTGCTTTACTAAATCTGGCATTAATGTTTGTATATAGCTGGCAACTATCCGTCGTAATTATTGGCATTTCATTAGCTGTATTTTTCATTACGTTTATTTCTAGTCGCAAGATCGTTGCCAACAACCGTAAGCAAGAAGAATTGGTTGGAGTTTTAAGTGGTTTCACCATTCAGCTTATTAATGGCGTAGCAAAGTTAAGGGTGGCAATGGCAGAAGAAAGGGCTTTTGCAGCTTGGGCAAAACAACAAAGTAAAATCCTAAAGTTACGAGCAGGCGCTCAGCGGATAAATGATAGTGTGGCGGTCGTTTCTGAGGCGATTCCTTTGATTACTTCGATACTTTTGTTTTGGTTTGCCATTTTATTTATGCAAATGTCTCGACAGACAGAAAATCCACAAGGACTCAACGCTGGCTCCTACCTAGCATTTGCGTCGGCTCAAGGAATTTTTATGCGGGGTATCACTGATTTAAGTACTACAGCTACAGAAATCTTAGAAATTATCCCTTTATGGGAACGCGCCAGACCTATTTTAGAAGCGCCACAGGAATCTGATCCCAGCAAAGCTGAGCCGACCCGCCTCAAGGGGCATATTTTATTAGATCACATTACTTTTCGTTATCGTGAGGATGGTCCACTAATTTTAGATGATGTGACCATTGAAGCTCAACCGAGAGAATTTATTGCGATCGTTGGTCCTTCAGGAAGTGGAAAGTCCACCATTTTTAGATTGCTACTAGGTTTTGAAAACCCCTCTGCTGGAACAGTTTTTTATGATGGACAGGACTTATCAGGGCTGAATCTTCAGGCAGTTCGCCGTCAGTTTGGCGTAGTACTACAAAATGGACGTATTAATGCAGGTTCAATTTTTGACAATATCACCGCAGGAGCTTTGGCCACCCTAGAAGAAGCTTGGGAAGGAGCGCGAATGGCTGGATTTTCCCATGATATAGAACAGATGCCCATGGGAATGCATACGGTGATCAGTGAAGGAGGAAGCAATCTTTCAGGAGGACAACGCCAGCGCTTACTCATCGCTAGAGCCTTAGTGCTTAAGCCTAAAATTATTCTCATGGATGAAGCAACTAGCGCCCTTGACAACCGAACTCAGTCGATCGTCACTGCTAGTTTAGATCGCTTAAATGCAACAAGAGTTGTGATTGCCCATAGACTAAGTACCATCATCAATGCCGATCGCATCTTTGTGGTGGAGGCGGGACGAGTAGTGGAAGTTGGTAATTTCCAGCAACTGATCAATGAAGATGGATTGTTTGCTCGTCTTGCGTCAAGGCAATTAGAATAA
- a CDS encoding NHLP family bacteriocin export ABC transporter peptidase/permease/ATPase subunit, which yields MKLSFAKNVIAKTPTLLQMEAVECGAAALAIILAYYKLFVPLPELRRECGVSRDGSKASNVLKAARNYNMVAKGFSKSLEDLKNLKPPYIVFWHFNHFLVVEGFAKNRVFLSDPASGRRNVSETEFDEGFTGVVLIIEPGEKFKKGGRSPNILVGLIELLQSSKGAIFLAITAGLLLTIPRLCVPAFSQVFVDEILVQGRENWLRPLVIGMLGTAILQGFLAKLRLSYLRRLMLKLTASMSGSFLWHTLRLPIGFYAQRYAGEISNRSQLNDKVANVLSGPLATTVIDVIMMVFYFIVMLQYDWVLTLIAISFASINFAALSLLSTSRIDANTKLAQEFGKVAGVAIGGIQTIETVKASGLEGDLFSKFGGYYSKAVNAQQELGLQTQLLSSLPSLLTALTSAAILVVGGFRVMDGNLSIGMLVAYQSLTSSFLEPVNSLVNFGSTLQTLVADVDRINDVLENPIDPEADRQSVMTITSTDLHNFRLQGFVELRNVSFGYNRLDAPLISNFNLRIAPGQRVALVGGSGSGKSTIAKLVCGLYAPWEGEILFDGKPRQEWSRNVLSGSLAMVEQDIFLFGGSITENLTLWDNTISDQEVIRACEDSAIHDLILSMPNGYGAELIEGGMNISGGQRQRLEIARSLVRNPSILVLDEATSALDAETEVTIDRNLRRRGCSCIVVAHRLSTIRDCDEIIVLERGKVVQRGTHDSLREQEGVYARLIHTEEG from the coding sequence ATGAAGTTATCTTTTGCAAAAAATGTGATCGCTAAAACTCCTACCCTCCTGCAAATGGAGGCTGTAGAATGTGGAGCGGCGGCATTGGCGATTATCCTTGCCTATTACAAACTTTTCGTTCCCTTACCAGAACTTAGAAGAGAATGTGGAGTATCGAGAGATGGCAGTAAAGCTTCTAATGTGCTGAAGGCAGCTCGCAATTACAACATGGTAGCTAAAGGATTTAGCAAAAGTTTAGAAGACTTAAAAAACCTAAAACCACCATATATTGTATTTTGGCATTTCAATCATTTTTTAGTCGTAGAGGGATTTGCTAAAAATCGAGTTTTTCTGAGTGATCCCGCATCAGGAAGGCGCAATGTTTCTGAAACCGAATTTGATGAAGGATTTACTGGTGTAGTTCTAATCATTGAACCAGGGGAAAAATTTAAGAAGGGCGGTAGATCCCCTAATATTTTAGTGGGATTAATTGAACTATTGCAAAGTTCAAAAGGAGCCATCTTTTTAGCAATTACAGCAGGGCTACTGCTGACGATCCCGCGACTCTGTGTTCCCGCATTTTCGCAAGTTTTTGTCGATGAAATTCTTGTCCAAGGTCGTGAAAACTGGCTTCGTCCTTTAGTAATTGGGATGTTGGGGACTGCAATTTTGCAAGGTTTTCTGGCAAAATTGCGTTTGAGTTACCTACGGCGGCTGATGCTAAAACTAACCGCAAGTATGTCGGGCAGTTTCCTGTGGCATACTTTGCGCCTGCCCATCGGATTTTACGCTCAAAGGTACGCGGGGGAAATTAGTAATCGCTCCCAACTTAACGACAAGGTTGCCAACGTTTTATCTGGTCCATTGGCGACTACCGTAATTGATGTAATCATGATGGTTTTTTACTTCATCGTCATGTTGCAATATGACTGGGTACTAACATTAATAGCGATTAGTTTTGCAAGTATCAACTTTGCGGCTTTGTCTTTGCTATCTACTAGTCGCATAGATGCTAATACCAAGCTTGCTCAAGAGTTTGGTAAGGTTGCTGGTGTAGCGATCGGTGGTATTCAAACCATTGAGACAGTCAAAGCGTCTGGCTTAGAAGGAGACTTATTTTCCAAATTTGGAGGGTACTATTCCAAAGCTGTAAACGCTCAGCAGGAACTTGGATTACAAACCCAACTGCTTAGCTCTTTACCATCGTTGTTAACTGCATTAACCTCTGCGGCAATCTTAGTGGTTGGCGGATTTAGGGTGATGGATGGAAATTTGAGTATTGGGATGCTGGTTGCTTATCAGTCTTTAACTTCTAGCTTTTTGGAGCCTGTGAATTCGCTCGTAAACTTTGGCAGCACTCTTCAAACCCTTGTCGCTGATGTAGATCGCATTAATGACGTTTTAGAAAATCCGATCGATCCTGAAGCCGATCGCCAATCTGTGATGACCATTACCTCCACAGACCTACATAACTTCCGCTTACAAGGCTTTGTTGAATTGAGAAATGTTTCCTTTGGCTATAATCGCCTTGATGCCCCTTTAATTAGTAATTTTAATTTACGGATTGCGCCTGGTCAAAGAGTCGCCTTAGTGGGAGGGAGTGGTTCGGGGAAATCTACGATCGCTAAATTAGTTTGTGGTTTGTACGCCCCGTGGGAGGGAGAAATTTTGTTTGACGGTAAACCTCGTCAAGAATGGTCGAGAAATGTGTTATCTGGTTCTTTGGCAATGGTAGAGCAGGATATCTTTTTATTTGGTGGCTCAATTACAGAAAACCTTACCCTCTGGGATAACACTATCAGCGATCAGGAAGTAATCCGCGCCTGTGAGGACTCAGCGATTCATGATTTGATTCTATCGATGCCCAATGGTTATGGCGCTGAATTAATTGAAGGAGGTATGAATATTAGTGGAGGGCAGCGTCAACGCCTTGAAATTGCGCGGTCTTTAGTTCGTAACCCCAGTATTTTGGTTTTAGACGAAGCAACTAGCGCCCTAGATGCTGAAACAGAAGTTACTATTGATCGGAACCTGCGAAGGCGTGGTTGCTCCTGTATTGTTGTGGCTCATAGGCTCAGCACCATCAGAGATTGCGATGAAATCATTGTGTTAGAACGTGGTAAAGTCGTCCAAAGAGGCACACATGATTCTCTAAGGGAGCAAGAAGGTGTGTATGCTCGCCTAATTCATACGGAGGAAGGGTAA
- a CDS encoding DUF7005 family protein, which produces METQLFRLEILKSFGATDCNLQELLDYSQSAFQHESLAEAIQAIKVSEPHLENWQQYCNLAKIEGAFPVLARTLVQLQFPIKEGMSEVKNYQAATKRGATPEGMSEATGLTLRQPDQVQLFLHETLVGLIPVILVSDRQDFVTLIQALTKKNEPSPVPESMGACIVGGYNNWDRINEYRSKWSDKQSAPPSESDWQTEFKKIIPKKSLYQDRFIILSKSFYSNIPPSTLGLEHIVWLNLSHLIRLEHECTHYCTRRLLNSMRNNLVDELIADYRGIMAATGTFHAQWFLTFMGLENFPIYREGGRLENYRGSPPLSDSAYQIVQKLIKTAAENLEKFVQQTSDKLNGEDIKGLQQNDQQLLLLIALTYLTLEELASPNSLQLLHQSIQKFIPLFTGKESHISGENLL; this is translated from the coding sequence TTGGAAACACAACTTTTTCGCTTAGAAATCTTAAAAAGCTTTGGTGCGACAGATTGTAATCTACAGGAACTGCTCGACTATAGCCAAAGTGCTTTTCAACACGAAAGCCTAGCTGAAGCAATTCAAGCTATCAAAGTTTCTGAACCTCATCTTGAGAATTGGCAACAGTATTGTAATCTAGCCAAGATTGAGGGCGCATTCCCAGTTTTAGCGCGAACGCTTGTTCAGTTGCAATTTCCAATCAAGGAAGGGATGAGCGAAGTAAAAAATTATCAGGCGGCGACAAAACGTGGAGCAACGCCCGAAGGTATGTCAGAAGCAACAGGGCTAACTTTGAGACAGCCTGATCAAGTCCAGCTATTTCTGCATGAAACCTTAGTGGGACTAATTCCCGTAATTTTAGTAAGCGATCGTCAAGATTTTGTCACCTTGATTCAGGCACTTACCAAAAAGAATGAGCCATCACCTGTGCCTGAGTCTATGGGAGCTTGCATTGTTGGTGGATATAACAATTGGGATCGGATTAACGAGTATCGATCTAAATGGAGTGATAAACAATCTGCCCCGCCTAGTGAATCAGATTGGCAGACAGAATTTAAAAAAATTATTCCCAAAAAATCTCTTTATCAAGATCGCTTCATCATATTAAGTAAGAGCTTTTATAGCAATATTCCACCCTCTACTTTAGGCTTAGAACATATAGTGTGGCTTAATTTATCTCACCTAATTCGTTTAGAGCATGAATGTACTCACTACTGTACAAGAAGATTACTAAATTCTATGCGAAATAATTTAGTAGACGAACTGATAGCTGACTACCGAGGCATAATGGCCGCCACAGGCACTTTCCACGCCCAATGGTTCCTGACTTTTATGGGATTAGAAAATTTCCCCATTTATCGTGAAGGCGGGAGATTAGAGAACTATCGAGGCAGCCCACCTTTATCTGATTCTGCTTACCAAATTGTGCAAAAGTTAATCAAAACTGCCGCAGAAAATCTGGAAAAGTTTGTCCAACAAACTTCTGACAAGCTAAACGGTGAAGACATTAAAGGATTACAGCAAAATGATCAACAACTTTTATTGCTAATTGCGCTTACCTACCTTACTTTAGAAGAGTTAGCTTCACCAAATTCACTTCAACTTTTGCACCAGTCAATTCAAAAATTTATCCCTCTTTTTACTGGTAAGGAGAGTCATATCTCTGGAGAAAATCTTTTATGA
- a CDS encoding NHLP bacteriocin system secretion protein, with translation MSKLFRQESLERLSSPERLDQLMYVADAKSWIPLSALGALALVALGWSIFGKIPVTVAGQGIIVFPRRVVALQSVGVGQISSINIKVGDEVQKGQIVATLSQPDLLKQLQIEKQQLRELQEQDQSSTQLQNRQSDLQVESIQQQRRSLQKNISEVNGLIPTLREKGVTAIRLQRQALEERLLQLNNLSPALEDRLRTRQNLLDRGIITGDQALQARQEYLQNLSTIADLKAQLKQLDSQEADAQRQYLQNLNSIDDFESKLKDLDSQEARLRQQVQDSFFNRSNQIQQVKSRIARLEQQISDNTNVKSEHEGRVLELTATSGQIVNSGTRLASIDLPDQDQSKKLITIAYFPDQTGRQVSTGMKVQITPSQVKKEQFGGIVGKVKMVSPYIPTVQGVNALIGSEEATRLLLPNGSARVEVFIELEDDSSTRSGYKWSSSKGPDISLESGTLSTVQVLVEERAPITYILPFLRSTTGIY, from the coding sequence ATGAGCAAATTATTTCGACAAGAATCATTAGAGCGTCTTTCTTCGCCTGAGCGCCTAGATCAGTTAATGTATGTTGCCGATGCTAAGTCTTGGATTCCTCTGTCAGCATTAGGAGCGCTTGCTCTAGTAGCTCTAGGTTGGAGCATTTTCGGCAAAATTCCCGTAACTGTTGCTGGGCAAGGTATTATCGTCTTTCCTAGAAGGGTCGTGGCTTTACAGAGTGTAGGAGTCGGTCAAATTTCATCAATCAATATCAAGGTCGGTGATGAAGTCCAAAAGGGACAAATAGTTGCAACTTTATCTCAGCCAGATTTACTTAAGCAATTACAAATTGAAAAGCAGCAACTTAGAGAATTGCAAGAACAGGATCAAAGTTCGACTCAACTACAAAATCGCCAGTCTGACTTACAAGTAGAATCGATCCAACAGCAAAGAAGATCACTTCAAAAAAATATTTCTGAAGTTAATGGACTCATTCCCACACTAAGGGAAAAAGGAGTCACAGCAATTCGCCTTCAGCGTCAAGCATTAGAAGAAAGACTACTCCAGTTAAATAACTTATCCCCAGCTCTAGAAGATCGCTTAAGGACTCGTCAAAACCTATTAGATAGAGGAATTATAACAGGGGATCAGGCGTTACAGGCTAGACAAGAATACTTACAAAATCTTTCCACCATTGCTGATTTGAAGGCTCAGCTTAAGCAACTAGATTCACAAGAAGCTGATGCCCAAAGACAATATCTCCAGAACCTTAATTCTATTGATGATTTTGAATCAAAATTAAAGGATTTAGACAGTCAAGAAGCTCGATTAAGGCAGCAAGTTCAAGATAGTTTTTTTAATCGTTCCAACCAGATTCAGCAAGTTAAAAGTCGTATTGCGCGTTTAGAACAACAAATCTCAGATAATACCAATGTCAAGAGTGAACATGAGGGACGTGTTTTAGAACTGACAGCGACCTCTGGACAAATTGTCAATTCGGGGACTCGATTAGCTTCCATCGATCTCCCCGATCAGGATCAGAGTAAAAAACTCATTACCATAGCCTACTTCCCAGATCAGACTGGAAGACAAGTCTCAACTGGGATGAAAGTACAAATTACGCCTTCTCAAGTCAAAAAAGAACAATTTGGAGGTATTGTAGGGAAAGTTAAAATGGTATCTCCATATATCCCAACTGTTCAAGGTGTAAATGCTTTAATTGGTAGCGAAGAAGCGACTAGGTTACTACTGCCCAATGGCTCAGCTAGAGTAGAGGTATTTATTGAGTTAGAAGATGATAGTAGTACCCGCAGTGGTTATAAGTGGTCTTCTTCTAAAGGACCTGATATCAGTTTAGAATCTGGGACTCTCTCTACTGTTCAGGTTTTAGTTGAAGAAAGAGCTCCCATAACTTATATTTTGCCTTTCTTGCGCTCTACTACAGGTATTTATTAG
- a CDS encoding IS630 family transposase, translated as MSSLTGNRVNPQKKTFHADKQESEAVKQLRLEYQLIMWAIETNNLVFIDESGTNLNMARTYARSKKGTRAHGCKPHNKGKNLTIIAAIAITGVIAALSFFGSNNAVTFLFYVTEVLVPQLNDTMVVVMDNLNLHCSDEVRTAIENTGAKLIFLPTYSPDLSPIEMFWSKIKSILRSIAPRTTEQLYDAITLAFNSVSDSDFFGWFYECDARTTLI; from the coding sequence TTGTCGAGCCTTACAGGAAATCGAGTTAACCCGCAAAAAAAAACTTTTCATGCCGACAAACAAGAAAGTGAAGCAGTCAAACAGTTGAGACTAGAATATCAACTGATAATGTGGGCAATCGAAACCAATAATCTGGTGTTTATCGATGAGTCAGGCACAAACCTAAATATGGCTAGGACTTATGCAAGGTCAAAAAAAGGCACAAGGGCGCATGGCTGTAAACCACACAACAAAGGTAAAAATCTGACCATCATTGCGGCGATCGCGATTACGGGGGTAATTGCGGCTCTATCATTTTTTGGCAGTAACAATGCGGTAACTTTTTTGTTTTATGTGACTGAGGTACTTGTACCACAGCTAAACGATACGATGGTCGTCGTGATGGATAATCTCAATCTCCACTGTAGCGATGAGGTCAGAACTGCGATTGAGAATACTGGCGCTAAACTGATTTTCTTGCCCACTTATTCTCCTGATTTATCACCGATTGAGATGTTTTGGTCAAAAATCAAATCCATTCTGCGTTCGATTGCTCCGAGAACCACTGAGCAGCTTTATGATGCTATCACTCTCGCTTTCAATTCTGTTTCCGATTCTGACTTCTTTGGCTGGTTTTACGAATGTGACGCTCGTACCACGCTCATTTGA
- a CDS encoding cyclic nucleotide-binding domain-containing protein: protein MTEFLLKELTNNDIDWMISTGQQLDIDSNQQLIEQGTINNNFFVLLEGGCITTIASEGGNIMGRAFAALENVASVDQKLEELGIGAIFGESAFLGVAKSTVSVKVTEKSKVLKLSHQALYERMGQDTGFGARFYHALALHSDERCQRIIPQYLSRKLGFVQSLMAGGSAFGELSDGDVDWLLKNGKVEVIPEGEVFIQAGRPVEFLFILLNSTCSISAFDKPRKMSRIFASLESGSQGEDEIGSEIIHLNTGEITGETAFVSLNTISTVAVRTLQESVFLAVPCKVLQLELQKNLGFASRFYRMLSMLLTSRGEALIERMGYSKRRSYDRNQPLQANVLYEDEIDDSSLDNLTLAGARFDWMLKRLSVRGNV from the coding sequence ATGACTGAATTTTTATTGAAAGAACTCACTAATAATGACATTGACTGGATGATTTCCACTGGTCAGCAACTTGATATAGATTCTAATCAGCAATTAATTGAACAGGGGACGATCAATAATAACTTTTTTGTTTTGTTGGAAGGGGGATGTATTACCACGATCGCCAGTGAGGGGGGCAATATTATGGGGCGAGCTTTTGCTGCCCTAGAAAATGTTGCTTCAGTTGACCAAAAGTTAGAAGAATTGGGGATTGGGGCGATTTTTGGGGAATCAGCCTTTCTAGGTGTCGCCAAATCTACGGTATCGGTGAAAGTAACCGAAAAATCTAAAGTGTTAAAACTATCACATCAGGCTCTCTATGAACGGATGGGACAGGACACAGGGTTTGGCGCAAGATTTTACCATGCGCTGGCATTACATTCTGACGAACGTTGTCAACGCATTATCCCGCAGTATCTTTCGCGTAAATTAGGGTTTGTGCAGTCATTAATGGCGGGTGGATCTGCTTTTGGTGAACTTAGTGATGGTGATGTCGATTGGCTATTAAAAAATGGCAAGGTTGAAGTAATTCCTGAGGGTGAGGTGTTTATCCAAGCTGGTCGTCCTGTCGAGTTCCTATTCATTTTACTTAACTCTACCTGTTCTATTTCTGCCTTTGACAAGCCGCGTAAGATGTCCCGTATTTTTGCTTCTTTAGAATCAGGTAGTCAAGGCGAAGATGAGATCGGCTCAGAAATTATTCACCTAAATACAGGCGAGATAACTGGTGAAACCGCCTTTGTGAGTCTAAATACAATTTCTACAGTTGCCGTCAGAACTTTACAAGAATCTGTTTTCTTGGCGGTTCCCTGTAAGGTCTTACAATTAGAACTACAAAAAAATCTAGGTTTTGCCTCCCGATTCTATCGGATGTTGAGTATGTTACTTACCTCAAGAGGAGAAGCCCTGATCGAACGCATGGGCTATAGTAAAAGGCGATCGTATGATCGCAATCAGCCATTACAAGCTAATGTTTTATACGAGGACGAAATAGATGATAGCAGTTTAGATAATTTAACATTAGCAGGTGCGAGATTTGATTGGATGTTAAAACGACTTTCCGTAAGAGGTAATGTATGA
- a CDS encoding GAF domain-containing protein, translated as MSLTKLLKKEILPLLDMYLECYPFAICDLEGNIIYGNDSLISEEKFPVLSGEEIIAWAFGFNAENLSIYLSKVLNREEENHSLAKEILQLYRETNLLLSISEKISGELNLEELSILSIDEVFRAIGATSGQVVLQLDPNVRRFDTVTIKTKELEPCLSEPFVYYENEGIIGQVCGTGKAELINNTLTDPRVKYRSANAQSLLCAPFKTNSKVFGAIVIIHKEPEFYTAPNLKTLSIVAAQISPIIEKALIHAQQLREIKANEEKLVKTVEELRIEIDEFKRQRQVAEITESEMFSNLQKRTERLKQRKMKTQIND; from the coding sequence ATGTCTTTAACAAAACTACTTAAGAAAGAAATATTACCATTGTTAGATATGTATCTAGAATGCTATCCTTTTGCGATATGTGATCTAGAAGGTAATATAATTTATGGAAATGATTCTCTCATCTCTGAAGAAAAATTTCCAGTGCTTTCTGGGGAGGAAATTATTGCATGGGCATTTGGATTTAATGCAGAAAATCTATCCATATATCTCTCCAAAGTTTTGAATCGAGAAGAAGAAAATCATAGTTTGGCTAAAGAAATTTTACAACTCTACCGAGAAACGAATCTTCTACTTAGCATATCTGAAAAAATATCTGGAGAACTTAATCTAGAAGAATTAAGCATTTTATCTATTGATGAGGTTTTTCGAGCCATTGGAGCTACTAGTGGGCAAGTTGTTTTACAATTAGATCCTAATGTTCGTCGATTTGATACTGTAACGATTAAAACTAAAGAACTTGAACCATGTCTCTCTGAACCCTTTGTATATTATGAAAATGAAGGAATTATTGGACAAGTCTGTGGTACAGGAAAGGCTGAACTTATAAATAATACCTTAACTGATCCACGGGTTAAGTACCGTAGTGCTAATGCCCAGTCTTTGCTTTGTGCCCCTTTTAAAACCAATAGTAAAGTCTTTGGGGCAATTGTAATAATCCATAAAGAGCCTGAATTTTATACAGCTCCTAATTTAAAAACTTTAAGTATTGTCGCTGCCCAAATTTCTCCAATAATTGAAAAAGCACTCATTCACGCCCAACAACTTCGGGAAATTAAAGCTAATGAAGAAAAGCTCGTTAAGACAGTTGAAGAACTTCGTATTGAAATTGATGAATTTAAACGGCAACGTCAAGTTGCAGAAATTACTGAATCTGAAATGTTTAGCAATTTACAGAAAAGAACTGAGCGCTTAAAACAGAGAAAAATGAAGACACAAATTAATGATTGA
- a CDS encoding helix-turn-helix domain-containing protein, whose product MKEVADRFAVSRSWVNNLVQRQKQTGSVAAKPHGGGAVAKVNATHYPILEAIIEGQNDITLLEISQRFAEKTEILVSQSTICRALQEIELTRKKKLFMPTNKKVKQSNS is encoded by the coding sequence ATGAAAGAAGTAGCCGATAGGTTTGCAGTAAGTCGAAGCTGGGTCAATAATCTGGTACAAAGACAAAAACAAACAGGGAGTGTGGCGGCAAAACCCCATGGAGGAGGAGCAGTAGCCAAAGTCAACGCAACCCATTACCCAATCCTAGAAGCAATCATTGAAGGACAAAATGATATAACCTTGCTAGAAATCAGTCAAAGGTTCGCGGAAAAGACAGAGATATTGGTAAGTCAGTCCACGATTTGTCGAGCCTTACAGGAAATCGAGTTAACCCGCAAAAAAAAACTTTTCATGCCGACAAACAAGAAAGTGAAGCAGTCAAACAGTTGA